In Candidatus Hydrogenedentota bacterium, a single window of DNA contains:
- a CDS encoding DUF2892 domain-containing protein: MSMERYIRMIAGTFILLSVALAYWVSHYWLLFTVFVGANLLQSAFTQWCLMEIILEKAGIAKRPQKA, translated from the coding sequence ATGTCAATGGAACGCTATATCCGGATGATTGCGGGAACCTTCATTCTGCTCAGTGTGGCTTTGGCGTATTGGGTAAGCCATTACTGGCTGCTGTTCACCGTTTTTGTGGGAGCGAATCTTCTGCAGTCTGCGTTCACTCAGTGGTGCCTGATGGAGATCATCCTCGAGAAAGCAGGCATCGCCAAGAGGCCTCAGAAGGCCTGA